The following coding sequences are from one Bradyrhizobium sp. 200 window:
- a CDS encoding ABC transporter substrate-binding protein, whose protein sequence is MNRYLGVIVAAALAVTAVPAWAQTILKVRPFGDLKTIDPMVTSDYMVRNHGYMIYDTLFAQDEKGAIKPQMVQSFATAPDGLTWTFVLRDDLKFHDGAAVTAADVVASLKRWGQLDGLGQQLTAHTASLEAVDAKTVKLILRDRWGLVLEALGKPSSMVPFIMPERIAKTPTNEAVKDPIGSGPFMMKRDEWSPGSKVVYVKAPTYVPRQDPPSGLAGGKVANVDRVEWVIIPDAQTALNALQAGEIDIFEEIPPDMMTLLKGNAKVGIARLAALQGVMRLNQAIPPFNNAKLRQAILQLVDQEQTLRAYVDDASLYTSCPSFYMCDSPYFTDAGWPKPDAAKAKQLVKESGYDGSPIVLLDATETALHPQTLVVAQAMRDIGLNVDYQAMDWPTLSTRRANKNPIAQGGWSAFMSGPAAPDMFEPVGHLALRSNCEKAWFGWPCDEAIEKLRAEFTMIPDLQGRKANARAVQLRAVETVPYVPVGQFYLVRGYRKDLTGLLSAGIPVYWSVGRGR, encoded by the coding sequence ATGAACAGATATCTGGGAGTGATCGTCGCGGCGGCATTGGCCGTCACGGCCGTGCCGGCATGGGCACAAACCATCCTGAAGGTGCGGCCCTTCGGTGATCTGAAGACCATCGATCCGATGGTGACGTCGGACTACATGGTCCGCAATCACGGCTACATGATCTACGACACGCTGTTTGCTCAGGATGAGAAGGGCGCCATCAAGCCGCAGATGGTGCAAAGCTTCGCCACCGCGCCGGATGGTCTGACCTGGACGTTTGTGCTGCGCGACGATCTGAAATTTCATGACGGTGCGGCCGTCACCGCCGCCGACGTCGTCGCCTCACTCAAGCGCTGGGGCCAACTCGATGGCCTCGGCCAGCAACTGACGGCGCACACCGCCTCGCTGGAGGCCGTCGACGCCAAGACCGTCAAGCTCATCCTTAGGGATCGCTGGGGACTGGTCCTGGAAGCGCTCGGCAAGCCGAGCTCCATGGTGCCGTTCATCATGCCCGAGCGGATTGCCAAAACGCCGACGAACGAGGCGGTGAAGGATCCGATCGGATCCGGTCCGTTCATGATGAAGCGTGACGAGTGGTCACCAGGTTCGAAGGTGGTCTACGTCAAGGCGCCGACCTATGTGCCGCGCCAGGACCCGCCGAGCGGTCTCGCCGGCGGCAAGGTGGCGAATGTCGATCGCGTCGAATGGGTGATCATCCCTGACGCGCAAACCGCTCTCAATGCGCTGCAAGCCGGCGAAATCGACATCTTTGAAGAGATTCCGCCGGACATGATGACGCTACTGAAAGGCAATGCCAAGGTGGGCATCGCCAGGCTCGCCGCGTTGCAGGGCGTGATGCGGCTCAACCAGGCGATCCCGCCGTTCAACAATGCCAAACTGCGCCAGGCGATCCTCCAACTGGTGGATCAGGAGCAGACGCTGCGCGCCTATGTCGACGACGCCTCGCTCTACACCAGTTGCCCCTCGTTCTACATGTGCGATTCGCCCTACTTCACCGACGCCGGCTGGCCGAAGCCGGATGCGGCCAAAGCGAAGCAACTGGTGAAGGAAAGCGGCTACGACGGGTCGCCGATCGTGCTGCTCGATGCCACCGAAACTGCGCTGCATCCGCAGACTCTCGTGGTGGCGCAGGCGATGCGTGATATCGGGCTGAACGTCGACTATCAAGCGATGGACTGGCCGACGCTGTCGACGCGGCGCGCCAACAAGAACCCGATCGCGCAAGGCGGCTGGTCCGCCTTCATGTCAGGGCCCGCGGCGCCGGACATGTTCGAGCCGGTCGGCCATTTGGCGCTGCGTTCGAACTGCGAAAAGGCCTGGTTCGGCTGGCCGTGCGACGAGGCCATCGAGAAGCTGCGGGCGGAATTCACGATGATCCCGGATCTCCAGGGCCGCAAGGCCAATGCGCGTGCGGTCCAACTGCGGGCCGTCGAGACCGTGCCCTACGTCCCGGTCGGACAGTTTTATCTGGTCCGGGGCTACCGCAAGGATCTCACCGGACTGCTCAGCGCGGGCATCCCGGTCTACTGGAGCGTCGGTCGCGGCAGGTGA
- a CDS encoding SDR family oxidoreductase: MGKLEGKVAVITGGSSGMALASAQRFVEEGAYVFITGRKQEALDQAVKLIGRNVTGVRGDAANLDDLDRLFDTVKREKGRIDILYASAGTGEAVPLGEITEQHFDATFGLNTRGTLFTVQKALPLFNDGGSIFMTGSVASIKGFPGYSVYAASKAALHAFARGWLNELKGRNIRVNVLHPGPIATPMQDQVLTEEAKRMFESLIPRGKMGRPEEIAAAALFLASDDSSFVNGVELSVDGGFSAI, from the coding sequence ATGGGAAAGCTTGAAGGTAAGGTTGCAGTCATCACGGGTGGATCGAGCGGCATGGCGCTGGCGAGCGCCCAGCGGTTCGTTGAAGAAGGCGCCTATGTTTTCATCACGGGCCGGAAACAGGAGGCGCTGGACCAGGCCGTCAAGCTGATCGGCCGGAACGTGACCGGCGTGCGCGGCGACGCGGCCAATCTCGACGACCTCGACCGTCTGTTCGACACGGTCAAGCGGGAAAAGGGCAGGATCGACATCCTGTACGCGAGCGCTGGCACGGGCGAAGCCGTCCCACTGGGCGAGATTACCGAGCAGCATTTCGACGCGACCTTCGGCCTGAATACGCGCGGCACGCTGTTTACGGTCCAGAAGGCGTTGCCGCTGTTCAACGACGGCGGATCGATCTTCATGACCGGGTCAGTTGCTTCGATCAAAGGTTTTCCTGGTTACAGCGTGTATGCGGCGAGCAAGGCGGCGCTGCACGCATTCGCACGCGGGTGGCTCAACGAACTCAAGGGCAGGAATATCCGGGTGAACGTGTTGCACCCAGGGCCAATCGCCACACCGATGCAGGACCAGGTTCTCACCGAGGAAGCGAAGCGGATGTTCGAATCCCTGATCCCGCGGGGAAAGATGGGTCGTCCTGAGGAAATTGCGGCAGCCGCGCTGTTTCTTGCTTCAGACGATTCGAGCTTCGTCAACGGGGTGGAGTTGTCCGTCGACGGCGGCTTCTCGGCCATCTGA
- a CDS encoding nuclear transport factor 2 family protein codes for MSTEENVQLVKNFFAAMGSGNARDLLALAAEDIEWIIPGEGWPLAGTHRGHAELAAVLKKASEEVETQYPKPLEFVAQGDRVMVVGVATGKIKATNRPFKDGWVFDITVRDGKVARIQEYIDTQALARASQTDAKT; via the coding sequence ATGAGCACCGAAGAGAATGTCCAGCTTGTGAAGAATTTCTTTGCAGCCATGGGCAGCGGCAACGCGCGCGATCTGCTGGCGTTGGCTGCCGAAGATATCGAGTGGATCATTCCGGGCGAGGGCTGGCCGCTGGCAGGCACGCACCGCGGGCACGCGGAGTTGGCGGCTGTGCTCAAGAAGGCGTCCGAAGAGGTGGAAACGCAATACCCGAAGCCCCTCGAATTCGTGGCGCAGGGAGACCGGGTTATGGTCGTCGGCGTCGCTACGGGAAAAATCAAAGCCACGAATAGGCCGTTCAAGGACGGGTGGGTCTTCGACATCACCGTTCGAGACGGCAAGGTCGCCCGCATCCAGGAGTACATCGACACGCAAGCACTGGCGCGGGCCTCGCAGACCGACGCAAAGACGTAG
- a CDS encoding LysR family transcriptional regulator, with protein MIDWDDIRYFLAVARGGSVRAAAERLGVNHATVLRRIAQLEERLGVHMFEKLPSGYRLTAAGEEVLEFADQMEASSHQLETRIFGRDQSVRGLLRVTLAPPLATHLLMPDFADFARLHPDIEMEIMSFGELANLTNREADVAIRVVYDRKTLPLNLHGLKGPEVFGGVYMSRDRLAAWRAGAPDPIRWIVISIHGIPNWATEGEVRATGVPFRTTDAETQLVAVRQGLGVTTLPCFIGDADPLLVTVPGTDLHMYGTLWLLTQGETRKTKRVRLFTEFVSRRLAAYAPLLAGQTTSHE; from the coding sequence ATGATCGATTGGGATGACATTCGCTACTTTCTCGCCGTCGCGCGCGGCGGCTCGGTGCGGGCTGCCGCCGAGCGCCTTGGAGTGAACCACGCGACCGTGCTGCGACGCATCGCCCAGCTCGAGGAACGCCTCGGGGTCCACATGTTCGAAAAGCTGCCTTCGGGCTACCGCCTGACGGCTGCGGGCGAGGAGGTCCTCGAGTTCGCGGACCAGATGGAAGCGTCGTCGCACCAGCTGGAGACGCGCATCTTCGGGCGCGACCAGAGCGTGCGCGGGCTTCTGCGGGTGACGCTGGCGCCGCCCCTCGCGACACACCTGCTCATGCCGGACTTCGCCGATTTCGCGCGTCTGCATCCGGACATCGAGATGGAGATCATGTCGTTCGGCGAACTGGCAAACCTGACCAACCGAGAGGCCGACGTCGCGATCCGCGTCGTCTATGACCGCAAAACCCTGCCGCTAAATCTTCACGGCCTGAAAGGACCGGAGGTGTTCGGCGGGGTCTACATGTCTCGCGATCGACTGGCCGCATGGCGCGCGGGCGCGCCTGATCCCATCCGGTGGATCGTCATAAGCATTCATGGAATTCCAAATTGGGCCACCGAAGGTGAGGTTCGCGCCACGGGGGTTCCGTTCAGGACCACGGACGCCGAGACGCAGTTGGTTGCTGTACGGCAAGGTCTCGGGGTCACGACACTGCCGTGCTTCATCGGAGATGCCGACCCCCTGCTGGTGACGGTGCCGGGCACCGACCTGCACATGTACGGAACGCTCTGGCTTCTCACACAGGGGGAGACACGCAAGACCAAGCGCGTGCGGCTCTTCACGGAGTTCGTATCCCGCAGGCTCGCCGCGTACGCTCCGCTTCTCGCGGGGCAGACCACATCGCACGAATGA
- a CDS encoding class I SAM-dependent methyltransferase has product MYDQSRLSELIRFARVNAGSTVIDVYPGDGDWTRLFSGIVGPEGRVYSFVPAEVAHFKNDPVGRMRTLAKEPGRENVEAVSADLVAMPEATQPADVLWLHLFYHDLHTELIQARGATSAQFNRAVYERLKPGGFYVIVDHAAAVGAGTSDAQSLHRIEPASLRAEVEAAGFVLDAESTILANKDDPHSMKVFDPSIKGETDRFAYRFTKP; this is encoded by the coding sequence ATGTATGACCAATCCAGGCTGTCCGAGTTGATCCGGTTCGCACGCGTAAATGCGGGTTCCACTGTCATCGACGTTTACCCAGGCGACGGCGACTGGACCCGTCTCTTCTCCGGCATCGTGGGACCTGAAGGACGGGTCTACAGCTTCGTGCCGGCCGAAGTCGCCCACTTCAAGAACGATCCGGTCGGCCGCATGCGGACGCTTGCGAAGGAGCCGGGCCGAGAGAACGTCGAAGCCGTCTCGGCGGACCTGGTCGCGATGCCGGAGGCCACGCAACCAGCGGACGTCCTGTGGCTGCACCTATTCTATCACGATCTCCACACCGAGCTGATCCAGGCCAGGGGCGCGACGTCGGCCCAGTTCAATCGAGCTGTCTACGAGCGGCTGAAGCCCGGTGGGTTTTACGTCATCGTTGACCATGCCGCCGCCGTCGGGGCTGGCACGAGCGACGCCCAGTCGCTGCATCGGATTGAGCCTGCATCCCTTCGCGCGGAGGTGGAGGCGGCCGGCTTCGTACTGGACGCGGAAAGCACCATACTCGCAAACAAGGACGATCCACACTCGATGAAGGTGTTCGATCCCTCGATCAAGGGTGAGACCGATCGCTTCGCCTACCGTTTCACGAAGCCCTGA